A section of the Natronolimnobius sp. AArcel1 genome encodes:
- a CDS encoding CARDB domain-containing protein: protein MTLLEENNELDGLSVWDRAPLSLQADTDDANVSVSLPSITANTEDGDSNLYRSSVGVYNVNDGVTLDFGENVDAKEHDGDAQILTAYLNESVEDDDVDFSDLPTSMDELESELTQENLDNLNENITFSDSNEDINDGTFSHDADFDEGAGAYTYIVATEDTFTVDEGDLEDVHEGTVLGAEQVVAHEEPSEVDVDSSAEPGDDITFDVTATEFDDDLNGSVNHGVVLYNESGFDASSATLYVDGELNTDLSAEDVTLETEIESLNGVQNLSDDVSAWGEEIESQNKSGELTLETVFNFFMDEADIDERPSMNTTDDTIQLDASSTAVVGDTSEEITVETYDNWSETDYQWIHVATGTSSDEIQVNADTIEIEEDDDESTGGGGISPSPSPDPSGPEFDVEAGLSDSKIMPGESVDVTATISEVSGDRGGIYTAELMIDGEVVDEEEVHISRDSSESVTFTHTFDESGEYDVAVSDVTAGTVSVSADHEEDPDEEEDDEAEFELYDASLSDTEVEVGDSVTAGATVENVGGDSGTYTAELIVDGSAVDEETVTLGPGAVDDVSFTHSFDETGEYDIAINDENIGTVTVDEDSGLLPVPGFGAPAALFALLASALIAIRLND, encoded by the coding sequence GTGACGCTCTTAGAAGAGAACAACGAACTTGACGGACTCTCCGTCTGGGATCGAGCGCCACTGTCACTACAGGCAGATACCGATGATGCGAATGTCTCAGTTAGTCTGCCAAGTATTACTGCTAATACTGAGGATGGGGATAGTAACCTTTACCGGTCCTCTGTTGGCGTCTACAACGTCAATGATGGCGTGACACTCGACTTTGGTGAGAACGTTGACGCTAAAGAACACGATGGCGATGCTCAAATCCTGACTGCCTACCTCAATGAGAGTGTTGAGGATGACGATGTTGATTTCAGTGACCTCCCAACGAGTATGGACGAACTGGAGTCTGAACTCACACAAGAGAACCTTGATAACCTAAACGAGAACATCACGTTTAGTGACTCAAATGAGGATATTAACGATGGAACCTTCAGTCACGATGCTGACTTCGACGAAGGGGCAGGCGCATACACGTACATCGTTGCTACTGAAGATACCTTCACTGTCGACGAGGGCGATCTCGAAGATGTTCATGAGGGTACTGTCCTCGGTGCAGAGCAAGTGGTTGCTCACGAGGAACCATCTGAAGTCGACGTTGATTCCTCGGCCGAGCCTGGTGACGACATTACGTTCGATGTGACCGCAACAGAGTTTGACGACGATCTTAACGGGAGCGTCAACCACGGTGTTGTACTCTACAACGAAAGTGGCTTTGATGCAAGCAGTGCCACGCTCTACGTCGATGGAGAACTCAACACCGACCTCTCCGCAGAGGACGTGACTCTCGAGACTGAGATTGAATCACTGAACGGAGTTCAGAACCTCTCCGACGATGTCTCGGCTTGGGGCGAAGAGATCGAGAGCCAGAATAAGTCTGGTGAATTGACCCTCGAGACAGTCTTCAACTTCTTCATGGACGAAGCTGACATCGATGAACGGCCATCGATGAACACCACCGACGACACCATCCAACTTGATGCCTCGTCGACGGCCGTTGTTGGAGACACGAGCGAAGAGATTACGGTCGAAACCTACGATAACTGGAGCGAAACGGACTACCAGTGGATCCACGTCGCAACAGGCACCTCGAGCGACGAGATCCAAGTCAATGCAGATACAATCGAAATCGAAGAGGATGATGATGAGTCCACTGGTGGTGGTGGAATCTCTCCATCACCGTCTCCAGACCCATCCGGTCCTGAGTTCGATGTGGAAGCAGGACTCAGTGATTCAAAGATCATGCCTGGTGAGTCAGTTGATGTGACGGCAACAATCTCAGAAGTCAGTGGTGACCGCGGTGGAATCTACACGGCCGAACTCATGATCGATGGCGAAGTCGTTGATGAGGAGGAGGTCCACATCAGCCGCGATAGTTCCGAATCAGTGACATTCACGCACACGTTCGATGAGTCCGGTGAATATGACGTCGCAGTAAGCGATGTCACGGCTGGAACGGTTTCCGTATCCGCCGATCACGAGGAAGATCCTGACGAAGAAGAAGATGACGAAGCAGAGTTCGAACTCTATGACGCTTCTCTGAGCGACACCGAAGTTGAAGTTGGTGACAGTGTCACTGCCGGTGCAACTGTCGAAAACGTTGGTGGCGACTCCGGGACCTACACCGCCGAACTGATCGTCGATGGCTCGGCAGTCGATGAAGAAACTGTGACACTCGGCCCAGGTGCAGTTGACGACGTCTCGTTCACCCATTCGTTCGACGAAACTGGTGAGTACGATATCGCGATTAACGATGAAAACATTGGCACAGTAACTGTTGATGAAGACTCCGGACTGCTGCCCGTGCCTGGCTTCGGAGCGCCTGCAGCACTGTTTGCGCTTCTTGCATCGGCACTGATTGCGATTCGACTGAACGACTAA
- a CDS encoding RNA-guided endonuclease TnpB family protein, whose translation MAIEVTRTYVGSIQNHRQVSDGLDSLGDSASKIWNVARWTVDRIWDETGKIPDEGTLKAYMKNHPCWKDLNAQSSQKVIEELSDAFQSWFDLRHKDEKANPPGYRKHGDTRPKSTVTFKADGFKHDPENNRVRLSKGSNLKEYWSDFVLCEYQTRPDVDLSEVNRVQNVRAVWNGNEWELHFVCKVELETLDSAGDEVAGIDLGITNIATVAFPDGYVLYPGNSLKEDKHYFNRAEYDTEGENGPSKKSMWARQKLAERETHFYHTLTDTIITECVERGVGTLAVSWPEDVRESDWGKTGNKKLHTWAFDRIYQYLEYKGEIRGVEVLKENEWNTSKTCSRCGDDTKSNRVERGLYVCSSCELVGNADCNGAENMRQKITPSPHGEDRSNGCVAQPSTYLFDRESGTFTTREQIVS comes from the coding sequence ATGGCGATTGAGGTCACACGCACCTACGTTGGTTCCATCCAGAACCACCGACAAGTGAGTGATGGCCTTGATTCGCTCGGAGACTCTGCCTCGAAAATCTGGAACGTCGCACGCTGGACAGTAGATCGCATCTGGGATGAGACAGGCAAAATCCCAGATGAGGGAACGCTCAAAGCGTACATGAAGAACCACCCCTGCTGGAAAGATCTGAACGCACAATCCAGTCAGAAAGTCATTGAAGAACTTTCTGACGCTTTCCAGTCGTGGTTCGACCTGCGACACAAAGACGAGAAGGCGAATCCGCCCGGCTACCGCAAACACGGCGACACCCGACCAAAGAGTACAGTCACGTTCAAGGCCGACGGGTTCAAACACGATCCCGAAAACAACCGCGTTCGACTCTCAAAAGGCTCGAACCTCAAGGAGTATTGGTCGGACTTCGTCCTCTGCGAGTACCAGACCCGACCCGACGTTGACCTTTCAGAAGTCAACAGGGTACAGAACGTTCGAGCTGTCTGGAACGGCAACGAATGGGAACTCCACTTCGTCTGCAAAGTCGAACTCGAAACACTCGACTCAGCAGGTGACGAAGTGGCAGGAATTGACCTTGGTATCACGAACATCGCTACGGTCGCATTCCCTGATGGATACGTTCTCTACCCCGGCAACTCGCTCAAAGAGGACAAACACTATTTCAACCGTGCCGAGTACGATACTGAGGGTGAGAACGGCCCATCGAAAAAGTCGATGTGGGCACGTCAGAAACTCGCAGAACGCGAGACGCACTTCTACCACACACTCACAGACACAATTATCACCGAGTGCGTCGAGCGGGGTGTTGGAACGCTCGCAGTGAGCTGGCCCGAAGACGTACGAGAATCCGACTGGGGCAAGACCGGCAACAAGAAACTCCACACCTGGGCGTTCGACCGCATCTACCAGTACCTCGAATATAAAGGCGAGATTCGTGGCGTCGAGGTGCTAAAAGAGAACGAGTGGAACACCTCGAAGACGTGTTCACGATGTGGTGACGATACGAAGTCGAATCGTGTCGAACGCGGCCTGTACGTTTGCTCGTCGTGCGAGTTGGTCGGGAACGCGGATTGTAACGGGGCAGAGAATATGCGGCAGAAGATAACTCCGAGTCCTCACGGTGAGGATAGGAGTAACGGCTGTGTGGCACAGCCATCGACATACCTGTTCGACCGCGAGAGCGGGACGTTCACCACGAGAGAACAGATTGTATCGTAG
- the uppS gene encoding polyprenyl diphosphate synthase, producing the protein MKGWIRDQVNAVYGRVLSEEVTGTPTHVAVIQDGNRRYARQRGNSHHQGHRAGAQTTEQVLEWCQELGIKELTLYAFSTENFKRPAEENEPLFDLFCEKLHDFADADRVHQNEVQIRAIGATHRLPDRVQDAITYATERTQAYDKFTLNIALAYGGRSQLLEATRSIAENVESGVIDPSDIDLEVVENELYEEPIRDVDLIIRTGGGERTSNFLPWHANGNEAAVFFSTPYWPEFSKTDFLRGIRTYEHRQESWERTRARRALALVQSVKTQELPTARKIAGQLQPSLPVSERPPESNPPVTESADN; encoded by the coding sequence ATGAAGGGGTGGATTCGGGATCAAGTAAACGCAGTGTATGGGAGAGTGCTCTCTGAGGAAGTTACTGGGACTCCCACTCACGTTGCCGTTATCCAGGATGGGAACCGGCGCTACGCTCGCCAACGAGGCAATAGCCACCATCAAGGCCATCGAGCAGGCGCCCAAACAACAGAACAGGTTTTGGAATGGTGCCAGGAACTCGGGATCAAGGAATTGACGCTGTATGCGTTCTCGACTGAAAATTTCAAACGTCCGGCTGAAGAGAACGAACCACTGTTCGATCTGTTTTGTGAGAAACTTCATGATTTTGCTGATGCAGATCGAGTCCACCAGAACGAAGTCCAAATTCGTGCCATTGGAGCAACCCACCGCCTCCCAGACCGGGTCCAGGATGCAATCACGTACGCGACCGAGCGGACACAAGCGTACGACAAATTCACCCTCAATATTGCATTAGCTTATGGTGGTCGATCACAGCTCCTCGAGGCCACACGCAGTATTGCTGAGAACGTCGAATCTGGCGTGATTGATCCGTCTGATATTGACCTCGAGGTGGTCGAAAACGAACTCTACGAGGAACCAATTCGTGATGTCGATCTCATCATCAGAACTGGAGGTGGGGAGCGAACGTCGAACTTTCTCCCGTGGCATGCAAATGGGAATGAAGCCGCAGTATTCTTTTCAACCCCATACTGGCCAGAGTTCTCGAAAACAGACTTCTTACGAGGGATTCGAACCTACGAACACCGACAAGAGTCGTGGGAACGAACACGTGCGCGTCGCGCGCTTGCATTGGTCCAGTCGGTGAAAACACAAGAGTTGCCCACCGCCCGGAAAATTGCTGGGCAGTTACAACCCTCACTGCCAGTTTCAGAACGACCACCTGAAAGCAATCCGCCAGTGACTGAGTCAGCCGATAATTAA
- a CDS encoding tryptophan 7-halogenase → MKDTYDVVIGGSGIAGSATSMILAKNDLDVLMIEAKTHPRFAIGEGMLPLSAVWMWIVGEYFDVPEIQTVSDANKIVDNITHSCGVKHSVGYAYHEQDQPFRGEHAHQLVPPDMPFYNESHLVREHIDHYLVESAGSYGVEYVDETPITDVEINEDDVTVTTSQGSTTGAFFIDATGGNSILAEKMGYRDETPTIETDTRAIFTHVEGLDPFDDLIDEDDHPNQTNRLHDGTLHHVFDGGWIWVIPFDNFERSEETKASVGLTLDRATYPRDDTLSAEEEFYEIISAYPDIERHLKSVEPVMPWIRTGRLQRSASKSTGHRHLLTNHTYGFVDPLYSQGLIHTFESVFRSANILLDAFAEDDFSTDRFTPIDDLHQRQLETADLLVNNAYKATGKFNLWNAWTQVILAESVFPDLYIQRYCMKYLSSGDLDEFEELLEVPRPGDNAPFASEKNALLERSADVLNTHVEGKIDADTAAQSIFNELKQADWLPKNFYDWGNENERHIDGADPAVTTELLTWGQTEAPTHIREGLFDFETPEMM, encoded by the coding sequence GTGAAAGACACATATGATGTAGTCATTGGTGGAAGTGGAATTGCCGGATCAGCCACTTCGATGATTCTTGCAAAAAACGACCTCGACGTTCTGATGATTGAGGCGAAAACCCATCCACGGTTTGCAATCGGTGAAGGAATGTTACCATTAAGTGCTGTGTGGATGTGGATTGTCGGCGAATACTTCGATGTTCCCGAAATACAAACCGTTAGTGATGCAAACAAAATCGTTGATAACATCACTCATTCTTGTGGGGTTAAACACTCCGTCGGATATGCTTATCACGAACAGGATCAGCCGTTCAGGGGTGAACATGCCCATCAACTGGTTCCTCCGGACATGCCATTTTACAACGAGAGTCATCTCGTACGCGAACATATCGACCACTATCTCGTTGAGTCAGCAGGCTCCTACGGCGTGGAGTATGTTGATGAAACTCCGATAACTGACGTAGAAATCAACGAAGACGACGTAACTGTGACTACCAGTCAAGGTTCAACAACAGGTGCCTTCTTCATTGATGCAACCGGCGGCAACTCCATCCTCGCCGAAAAAATGGGATATCGAGACGAAACACCGACTATCGAAACGGATACCCGGGCGATTTTCACGCACGTTGAGGGACTTGATCCGTTTGACGATTTGATCGACGAGGACGATCATCCCAATCAAACTAACCGGTTACATGATGGCACACTCCATCATGTCTTTGATGGCGGTTGGATCTGGGTTATCCCGTTCGATAACTTTGAGCGTTCAGAAGAAACAAAAGCGAGCGTAGGACTCACGCTTGACCGGGCCACCTACCCACGTGATGATACGCTCAGTGCCGAGGAAGAGTTTTACGAGATTATTTCTGCGTACCCCGATATCGAACGACATCTCAAATCCGTTGAGCCGGTGATGCCGTGGATCCGAACAGGTCGATTGCAGCGAAGTGCTTCCAAGTCAACTGGTCATCGGCACTTACTGACCAATCATACCTATGGATTCGTTGACCCACTTTACTCTCAAGGGTTGATTCACACGTTCGAATCAGTGTTCCGATCGGCAAACATTCTCTTGGACGCATTTGCCGAAGATGACTTTTCTACTGACCGGTTCACTCCGATTGACGACCTTCATCAGAGACAGTTGGAGACGGCAGATCTCTTAGTAAACAACGCCTACAAGGCGACTGGCAAGTTCAATCTCTGGAATGCTTGGACACAGGTGATACTCGCCGAATCCGTGTTTCCTGATCTCTATATCCAACGCTACTGCATGAAGTATCTCTCATCCGGGGATTTGGATGAATTCGAGGAATTGCTCGAGGTGCCTCGTCCGGGGGACAACGCGCCCTTTGCCTCCGAAAAAAATGCGCTGTTAGAACGATCTGCTGATGTTCTCAATACTCATGTTGAGGGTAAGATCGATGCAGATACGGCAGCACAATCGATTTTCAACGAGCTGAAGCAGGCCGACTGGCTCCCTAAGAACTTCTATGATTGGGGGAATGAAAACGAACGCCACATCGATGGCGCTGATCCTGCCGTCACCACCGAATTGCTGACTTGGGGACAGACGGAGGCACCCACACACATCCGCGAAGGACTCTTTGACTTCGAGACACCAGAAATGATGTAA
- a CDS encoding PAS domain S-box protein, whose product MGNGSTLQEINLSSTKSDIETLHVDDDRALVEMVATFLERESSQITVTTETSAESGLQILEEKEIDCIISDYDMPGLNGLEFLERVRSDHPDLPFILFTGKGDEEIASDAISAGVTDYLQKKGGTDQYTVLANRVENVVGKYRAEKEVIHGFQALETAQEGIGIIDKHGKYVYLNQAYADIYSAAPEELTGHHWEELYPEDEAQKFHEQILPELRDIGSWKGESVGVTQDGELVPEELTLTQMDTGGHVCVVRDISEKKKRERDLNHKKLFLDSALNSLDDLFYAFDSDMNYVHWNQALEEETGYTEEEMEKISPLDLFEGETKSEIEQLLSRIVDEGEQVEVEADLLTKSGETTRYEFTGSPVTNKTGQVVGVIGIGRRQPD is encoded by the coding sequence ATGGGGAACGGATCGACATTGCAGGAAATCAATCTTTCTTCGACAAAAAGCGATATAGAGACATTGCATGTCGATGATGACCGCGCATTAGTGGAAATGGTGGCCACATTTCTCGAGCGGGAAAGTTCCCAGATCACAGTGACTACGGAAACCAGTGCTGAAAGTGGATTACAAATTTTAGAAGAAAAAGAGATCGATTGCATCATCAGTGACTACGATATGCCGGGGTTGAACGGGTTAGAATTTTTGGAGCGGGTTCGCTCTGACCACCCAGATTTACCATTTATCTTGTTCACAGGCAAAGGAGATGAAGAGATTGCAAGTGATGCGATCTCTGCAGGAGTCACTGATTATTTGCAGAAAAAAGGGGGCACTGATCAGTACACGGTTTTAGCTAACCGTGTCGAAAATGTGGTGGGAAAATATCGGGCAGAGAAAGAAGTTATACACGGTTTTCAAGCACTAGAGACGGCTCAAGAAGGGATTGGAATCATAGATAAACATGGCAAGTATGTGTACCTGAACCAAGCATATGCAGATATCTATTCTGCAGCTCCTGAGGAGTTAACAGGGCATCACTGGGAGGAATTGTATCCTGAGGACGAGGCTCAGAAGTTTCACGAACAGATCCTCCCTGAACTGAGAGACATCGGTTCTTGGAAGGGTGAATCAGTCGGCGTAACCCAGGATGGAGAGTTGGTGCCAGAAGAGTTGACCCTCACCCAGATGGATACTGGAGGCCATGTCTGCGTGGTTAGAGATATTTCAGAGAAAAAGAAGCGAGAACGAGATTTGAATCACAAAAAACTGTTCTTAGATTCTGCTCTTAATTCCTTGGATGACCTGTTCTATGCATTTGATTCGGATATGAATTATGTCCACTGGAACCAGGCCTTGGAGGAAGAGACTGGGTACACGGAGGAAGAGATGGAGAAGATTTCACCGTTGGATCTATTCGAAGGAGAAACCAAGTCTGAAATAGAGCAGCTACTCTCCAGAATTGTAGACGAGGGTGAACAGGTAGAAGTGGAGGCAGATCTTTTGACAAAAAGTGGCGAAACGACTCGGTACGAATTCACTGGGTCGCCGGTTACAAACAAAACCGGACAAGTTGTTGGCGTGATTGGAATTGGAAGAAGACAACCGGATTGA
- a CDS encoding winged helix-turn-helix domain-containing protein gives MTSERGIELTKYLVDHYDLLDVLREKESLTTQQLQQKLDQSRATINRHLATLREAELVKTTNGVHALTDFGAIVLQEVEGLCHHFDVSAQLPVLTEQLYSCPVEFETRILTGATVTKATSSKPYKMHERYLEFWDETNRVKGIRSIGAIPPDVVERLKPKLRGNVEVESLWTHDAAVQYLETYPEIKSLWLEEPNAQMQITHEPIPVQFGLFDHRLALTVHDEETGYPRALVDTANPDALKWANDLFEYYRDLSQPLTAELAESRR, from the coding sequence ATGACCAGTGAACGAGGAATCGAGCTGACAAAATATCTCGTCGATCATTACGACCTGTTAGACGTTCTCCGGGAGAAAGAGAGCCTCACGACTCAACAACTCCAGCAAAAACTCGATCAATCACGAGCAACAATCAATAGGCATCTGGCTACCCTTCGTGAGGCCGAGCTCGTTAAAACTACTAATGGAGTACACGCGCTTACAGATTTTGGAGCGATAGTTCTCCAGGAGGTAGAAGGGCTTTGCCACCACTTCGATGTTTCAGCGCAGCTTCCGGTGCTCACTGAACAGCTTTATTCTTGTCCGGTTGAGTTTGAAACCCGTATCCTCACAGGAGCGACTGTGACGAAAGCAACATCTTCGAAACCCTATAAAATGCACGAGCGATATCTTGAATTTTGGGACGAAACAAACCGTGTGAAAGGTATCCGGAGTATTGGTGCCATCCCTCCCGATGTTGTCGAACGGCTTAAACCAAAACTCCGTGGCAATGTCGAAGTGGAAAGTCTTTGGACACATGACGCAGCCGTACAGTATCTCGAAACATATCCGGAAATCAAGTCACTGTGGCTGGAAGAGCCGAATGCCCAAATGCAGATCACTCATGAGCCGATTCCAGTCCAGTTCGGACTGTTTGATCACAGGCTCGCGCTCACTGTTCACGACGAAGAGACGGGCTATCCCCGCGCACTCGTTGATACGGCAAACCCCGATGCACTCAAATGGGCGAACGATCTCTTTGAATATTATCGTGATTTGTCACAGCCGCTGACCGCAGAATTAGCTGAAAGCAGGCGCTGA
- a CDS encoding IS5 family transposase gives MQTLPKSRLLRFVEEAFQLAKRAVARYSSKFSKQRYTLHQHIVLLCLKVRKKTTYRTLLDELIEMPRIRNAINLTELPAPSTLCKAFDRLDMAVWRVLLNLSVSLLPTNGVAGIDASGFDRNHASKHYTKRTELTIQQLKVTLLVDTKVNAILDLHVTTTRKHDSQIAPSLIKRNPETINILLGDKGYDDQKIRRLARQHEVRPLIKHREFTSLHKAWNARLDTDLYGQRSQSETVNSTLKRKYGAFVRSRRLWKQFRELTIACVIHNLYRSL, from the coding sequence ATGCAGACCCTCCCAAAGTCTCGGTTGCTCCGATTTGTCGAGGAAGCATTTCAGTTAGCGAAACGTGCCGTCGCTCGATACTCCTCGAAGTTCTCGAAACAACGCTACACGCTCCATCAGCACATCGTTCTCCTCTGTCTCAAGGTTCGGAAGAAAACGACCTATCGTACACTCCTCGACGAACTCATCGAGATGCCCCGTATCCGGAACGCGATCAATCTCACCGAACTGCCTGCTCCATCAACACTGTGCAAAGCGTTCGATAGACTCGATATGGCTGTCTGGCGAGTGCTGCTCAATCTCTCTGTTTCACTGCTCCCAACCAACGGTGTTGCGGGGATCGACGCCTCAGGCTTCGACCGCAACCACGCCTCAAAACACTACACGAAACGAACCGAACTCACAATTCAGCAGCTCAAAGTGACACTACTGGTTGATACGAAGGTGAACGCCATTCTCGATCTACATGTGACGACGACACGAAAACACGATAGTCAGATCGCTCCGTCATTGATCAAACGCAATCCAGAGACCATTAACATCCTTCTCGGTGACAAAGGCTACGACGACCAGAAAATCAGACGACTTGCCCGTCAACACGAAGTTCGTCCACTGATCAAGCATCGTGAGTTCACATCGCTTCACAAGGCATGGAACGCGCGCTTAGATACTGATCTCTACGGCCAACGGAGTCAATCAGAGACCGTCAACTCAACGCTCAAGCGGAAGTACGGTGCGTTCGTCCGTTCACGACGCTTGTGGAAGCAGTTCCGTGAGCTCACCATCGCCTGTGTCATTCACAACCTCTACCGATCACTCTGA
- a CDS encoding ATP-binding protein: protein MTDTSFDHIEVLVVDDDPAFLELTATSLTRASNRLSVRTTPNPREGLRLLDEEPIDCIVSDYDMPTMTGIEFLTTVRADNSDFPFIILTNTDCATEAIHAGATDYLQKSSITDQYSLLANRIQHAVERYQLRQRKNTFQRRYDLATSASADAFFTYDVSADTLYLDAGFEQFGYQQTQIETGLDWWLERIRSDTRETIRTSLEAALARNPNVFDVFEGNRGCISEQFRWRCRDGSSVTCLCHVGIVFEDEEPVEVVGAVTDISERKDRERTLTALNDVAIDLNDYETVEGICERSIAASQDLLQFDLSVIDIEDNGILSKAAISEDTPEIYAISMSVEEGLAGKTFRTGESMLVTDIANHPEAKPEGPYQSVISIAIGSHGVFQAVSEDADAFNETDLELAELLVSHTASALDRLEREHQLRHQNERLKEFTRIVSHDLRNPLNVASGHLELANESEDEASQSVAEAAIALDRMKSIIEETLTLARNGQLVDDPTAVDLAALGQKCWRTVETNEATLDIQTDSTLRADPSRLRHILENLFRNAVEHGSSTPYDPLGDDDTNKRSSDLTVRIGELEDEAGFYVEDNGEGIPSDQRDRVFEPGYTAAGGTGLGLTIVRQIAEAHGWTVRLTESVDGGARFEFTDVTWGI, encoded by the coding sequence ATGACTGACACGTCATTCGATCATATTGAAGTTTTGGTGGTCGATGACGACCCAGCGTTCCTCGAGCTTACTGCGACTTCGCTGACTCGAGCGTCCAATCGACTCTCGGTTCGGACGACACCCAATCCTCGAGAAGGGTTGCGCCTACTAGACGAGGAACCAATCGATTGCATCGTCAGTGATTATGACATGCCCACGATGACGGGAATAGAGTTTCTAACAACTGTTCGAGCCGATAATAGCGATTTCCCGTTTATTATACTCACAAACACGGATTGTGCCACTGAAGCGATTCACGCCGGTGCGACCGATTACCTGCAAAAGAGCAGTATAACTGATCAGTACAGTCTCCTTGCTAACCGAATCCAACACGCAGTCGAACGGTACCAACTCAGACAGCGAAAAAACACCTTTCAGCGACGATATGATCTCGCCACAAGTGCTTCGGCGGATGCGTTTTTCACATACGATGTGAGCGCCGATACGTTGTACTTGGACGCCGGATTCGAGCAGTTCGGCTACCAGCAAACACAGATCGAAACGGGCCTCGATTGGTGGCTCGAGCGAATTCGCTCCGATACTCGTGAGACGATACGCACCTCTCTCGAGGCGGCGCTGGCCCGTAACCCAAACGTATTCGATGTTTTCGAGGGAAACCGTGGTTGCATCTCTGAACAGTTCCGCTGGCGATGTCGTGACGGGTCGTCGGTTACTTGTCTGTGTCACGTTGGGATCGTGTTCGAGGATGAGGAACCTGTAGAGGTGGTCGGTGCGGTAACCGATATTAGCGAACGAAAAGACCGCGAACGGACCCTTACGGCGCTCAATGACGTCGCAATTGATCTCAACGACTATGAGACTGTTGAGGGCATCTGTGAGCGAAGTATTGCTGCCAGTCAAGACCTTCTTCAGTTTGACCTCAGCGTAATCGACATCGAGGACAACGGAATACTTTCGAAGGCTGCGATATCCGAAGACACCCCCGAAATCTACGCGATCTCGATGTCAGTTGAGGAGGGACTTGCGGGCAAAACCTTCCGAACCGGGGAGTCGATGCTTGTTACTGACATTGCAAATCACCCAGAAGCCAAGCCGGAAGGTCCGTACCAGTCAGTAATCAGCATCGCAATTGGATCTCATGGTGTCTTTCAGGCCGTCTCTGAGGATGCTGATGCGTTCAATGAAACAGATCTCGAGCTTGCGGAGCTGCTGGTAAGTCACACCGCGAGTGCGCTTGATCGCCTCGAGCGCGAACACCAGTTGCGTCACCAAAACGAGCGCCTCAAAGAGTTCACACGCATTGTCTCGCATGACCTTCGGAACCCGTTGAATGTCGCATCGGGCCACCTCGAACTCGCCAACGAGAGTGAGGATGAGGCGTCGCAATCGGTGGCAGAAGCTGCGATAGCTCTTGATCGCATGAAGTCGATTATCGAAGAGACGTTGACGTTAGCCCGCAACGGCCAACTTGTCGATGATCCCACAGCGGTGGACCTTGCCGCACTTGGCCAAAAATGCTGGCGGACCGTGGAGACTAACGAAGCGACGCTTGACATCCAAACCGACAGCACGCTCCGTGCAGATCCAAGTCGTCTCCGGCACATCCTCGAGAACCTTTTTCGGAACGCTGTCGAACATGGCTCATCAACGCCTTACGACCCACTGGGGGACGACGATACAAACAAACGTTCCAGCGATTTAACGGTCCGAATCGGTGAACTCGAGGATGAAGCTGGATTCTATGTCGAAGACAATGGTGAAGGCATTCCTTCTGACCAGCGAGATAGGGTCTTCGAACCGGGCTATACAGCGGCAGGAGGAACTGGCCTCGGATTGACGATTGTCCGGCAAATCGCTGAGGCCCATGGATGGACGGTTCGCCTAACTGAGAGTGTAGATGGTGGTGCACGCTTTGAATTCACTGATGTAACGTGGGGAATTTAG